The Pongo abelii isolate AG06213 chromosome 21, NHGRI_mPonAbe1-v2.0_pri, whole genome shotgun sequence genome has a window encoding:
- the AAR2 gene encoding protein AAR2 homolog (The RefSeq protein has 2 substitutions compared to this genomic sequence) translates to MAAMQMDPELAKRLFFEGATVVILNMPRGTEFGIDYNSWEVGPKFRGVKTIPPGIHFLHYSSVDKANPKEVGPRMGFFLSLHQRGLTVLRWSTLREEVDLSPAPESEVEAMRANLQELDQFLGPYPYATLKKWISLTNFISEATVEKLQPENRQICAFSDVLPVLSMKHTKDRMGQNLPRCGTECKSYQEGLARLPEMKPRAGTEIRFSELPTQMFPEGATPAEITKHSMDLSYALETVLNKQFPSSPQDVLGELQFAFVCFLLGNVYEAFEHWKRLLNLLCRSEAAMMKHHTLYINLISILYHQLGEIPADFFVDIVSQDNFLTSTLQVFFSSACSIAVDATLRKKAEKFQAHLTKKFRWDFAAEPEDCAPVVVELPEGIEMG, encoded by the exons ATGGCTGCCATGCAGATGGATCCTGAGCTAGCCAAGCGCCTCTTCTTTGAAGGGGCCACTGTGGTCATCCTGAACATGCCCAGGGGAACAGAGTTTGGGATTGACTATAACTCCTGGGAGGTGGGGCCCAAGTTCCGGGGCGTGAAGATGATCCCTCCAGGCATCCACTTCCTCCACTACAGCTCTGTGGACAAGGCTAATCCGAAGGAAGTAGGCCCTCGTATGGGTTTCTTCCTTAGCCTGCACCAGCGGGGGCTGACAGTGCTGCGCTGGAGCACACTCAGGGAAGAGGTAGACCTGTCCCCAGCCCCAGAGTCTGAGGTGGAAGCCATGAGGGCCAACCTCCAGGAGCTGGACCAGTTCCTGGGGCCTTACCCCTATGCCACCCTGAAGAAGTGGATCTCACTCACCAACTTCATCAGCGAAGCCACAGTGGAGAAACTGCAGCCCGAGAACCGACAGATCTGTGCCTTCTCTGATGTGCTACCTGTGCTCTCCATGAAGCACACCAAGGACCGCGTGGGGCAGAATCTACCCCGCTGTGGCACTGAGTGCAAAAGCTACCAAGAGGGCCTGGCCCGGCTACCAGAGATGAAGCCCAGAGCCGGGACAGAGATCCGCTTCTCAGAGCTGCCCACGCAGATGTTCCCAGAGGGTGCCACGCCAGCCGAGATAACCAAGCACAGCATGGACCTGAGCTATGCCCTGGAGACTGTGCTCAACAAGCAGTTCCCCAGCAGCCCCCAGGATGTGCTTG GTGAACTCCAGTTTGCTTTTGTGTGCTTCCTGCTGGGGAATGTGTACGAGGCATTTGAGCATTGGAAGCGGCTCCTGAACCTCCTGTGCCGGTCAGAAGCAGCCATGATGAAGCACCACACCCTCTACATCAACCTCATCTCCATCCTATACCACCAGCTTGGTGAGATCCCCGCTGACTTCTTCGTAGACATTGTCTCCCAAGATAACTTCCTCACCAGCACCTTACAG gttttcttttcctctgcctgCAGCATTGCCGTGGATGCCACCCTGAGGAAGAAAGCTGAAAAGTTCCAAGCTCACCTGACCAAGAAGTTCCGGTGGGACTTTGCTGCGGAACCTGAGGACTGTGCCCCGGTGGTGGTGGAGCTCCCTGAGGGCATCGAGATGGGCTAA